The DNA region CTCCCCGGCACTCAGTTCAAAATCAAATATATCAAAATTGTCACGGATGTGACTCTCCTGTCCTGCTTTCGGGATGGTCACCACGTTCTCCTGCTGAATCAACCACCGGAGTGCAACCTGTGCGCTGGTTTTGTTGTGGCGAGCGCCAATCTCATCCAATGTCTTATCATCGATTACGCGTCCTTTCCCCAGCGGGCTGTAGGCGGTAAGCATCAAATTGTTCTTTTGGCAATATTCCAGCATCGCATCCTGCCCCCGGCCGGGATAGTACTCGACTTGATTTGTAAGAATCGGCGTCTCCGAGGCGTCGACAGCTTTTTCCATCTCCGGGACGGAAAAATTGCTGACGCCGATGTGTTTGACGATACCTTCTTCCTGCAAGTCGTTCATTGCATCGATTGTCTCGTCGATTGGGACGGTGGCACTTGGCCAGTGGATGAGCAGTAAGTCGATATATTCGCAATCGAGTTTTTCCTGGCTGGCATGTGTGGACGATAAAACGTCCTCCGGCGCCAGATTCGAGGCGAGGATTTTCGTCGTTAAAAATATTTGATCTCTGGGAATGCCCGATTCACGGACGGCTTTGCCGACTGCTGATTCGTTCCGGTACATTTGGGCGGTATCGATGTGCCGGTAGCCCAACTTCAATGCGGTGAGTACGCTGTCCGTACAGGCCGTCCCGCGCAATAGGTATGTGCCAAAGCCGAGCGCGGGGATTGTTACCCCCTTCACTTCCAGATGTTTCATGTTAGTCTCCCTCCATCTCATAACTGTTCTTATCAAAATATAATTTCTCATGTAGCTGGCGGTTTCTCAACTGGAGAAAAATCCTTGTGATCAATCCTGCGTCGGTGTATCGTAATCCCTTCATTGGAAAAAAATAGCAATCGTCGTGAGATTTCGGGAGTATCTATGAGCGGCTATGATCAACTATACAGGGAATTCGTATCCCGGTTTCCGGATTACGGGAATACGGCCGAACTTGATGATCTCCGGGAGCAGGAGTTTCAGCGCCTGGATCAAAACGGTCAAATCTACCTTGATTATACAGGTGGAAGCCTGTACGCCAAATCTCAGCTGAATTCTCATACCGAATTGCTTACGGATAACGTCTTTGGGAATCCGCATTCCAACAACCCGACTTCCCGTCAAATGACAGACGTCGTTGAGGAAGCGCGGGCCAGGGTGTTGGAATACTTCTGCGCTTCTCCGGATGAATACACTGCGATTTTTACGCTCAACGCCAGCGGGGCATTAAAGCTGGTTGGTGAAGCGTTTCCATTCCAGCGTGAAAGCCGGTTTCTGCTCACCGTCGATAACCACAATTCGGTGAATGGCATCCGGGTGTTCGCCAGAGATAAGGGGGCCGAGGTGAAATATATTCCGGTAGCAATGCCGGATTTGCGCATGGATGATGAGGGGCTCGAGGATTCCCTGGACAACTGTGATAGATCTGTGCCGAACCTGCTGGCCTACCCGGCACAGTCCAACTTCACCGGAGTCCAGCATTCCATGGATTGGATCCCACAGGCGCAGGATGCCGGATGCCATGTGCTGTTGGATGCGGCGGCTTATGTGCCGACGAATACGCTGGATTTATCGGCAGTTCAACCGGATTTCGTGGCACTCTCGTTTTACAAGATGTTCGGATACCCTACCGGAATCGGTTGTCTTATCGCCAAGAAAAAGGCACTTGGGATACTTCGGCGACCCTGGTTTGCCGGCGGTACTATAGCGCTCGCTTCCGTGCATTCAATGAATCATCAATTGGCTGACGACGAGGCTGGATTTGAAGACGGGACAGTAGATTATCTGAATATCCCCGCAGTAAAGTTCGGCCTGGATCTGTTGGAATCTGTTTCCATCGAATCGATACATCGCCGGGTCCAAAGTCTCACCGGTTGGCTGCTTGCGACGTTGATGGAATTGCGCCACTCTAACGGAAATCCCATGGTGCGCGTCTATGGCCCAACGACTACTGAAGCCCGGGGCGGTAACGTTGCGTTTAACATTTACGATCCGGACGGGAGTCTGATCGATTTTCGGCGAGTGGAGGAGCTGGCCAATACGCGACAAATTTCTCTGCGCACAGGTTGCTTTTGTAACCCCGGCGTCATCGAGGTGGCCGAAGGATTGACTGCTAAAGAAATGGAGGCCGGATTCGCAAATCGTGACAAGGTCAATTATCCGCACTTCTTGTCTGTATTAGAACACCAGGAAGGCAAGAGTGCCGGAGCAGTCCGGGTGTCTTTCGGACTGGTATCGAATTTTAAAGACGCGTACCATCTGGTCGAATTTCTCAAGACGTTCCGGGATCAAACCACGGGGAAAATTGGACGGGTCTCCTTTGATATCCAAACCTGCCGCCGGCTCCGGGACGGGAGTTAACAATAGTGTTCAAGTGTTCGGGTGTTTCCCAAAGGGATACCTCCGAGGCGTGTGTTCAAGTATGATATCTTTGGGCTGGTGAAGGCAGGATATTATAGAGTATTTGTGTCCAAGTATTGATGTCCAAGTGTTCCATACAAGTCCACACAAGTCCGAACTGCGTATTGCATGGAAAAGATTCGGGAAGGTCCTTTCCGTTATACACAATACTCGATACTTTTTCCTCGTTCCGTATTAGGGAAAGCGAATTTCTTGTTTTTGATATCCGATATTTACTTCTCCGGATCTCACTCCAAAGCCACCAGAAGTTCAGAGATGGTAGGATTCGCCGGGGCTATCTGCTGAAACGAGTGAAAGGTCATTTCAGCCTTCAACGCAACGGCTACCGGGGCCAGGAGATCTGCGGCATGATCACCAACGGCCGATGCCCCTAAAATCCGATCATTGTCCTGGTTCACAAGCATCTTTAAAAACCCCTCCTGATGCTCAATAATATTTGATTTCAGGACTTTCCCGTAATCGGTTTTGAGTACTCTGACGTTCCGGTTTTTTTTAAATGCTTCGGTTTCCGTCATTCCAATCTGAGCCACTTCAGGAACGGTATAAATCGCCTCAACTGCCCAATCCGGCTGGTAGGAATAATTGGTCTTTTTCAGCGCATTGCTCACGGCAAACCGGGCCTGGGCGATGGCCTTGTTTGCCAGCATGGGCGGACCGGTTACATCTCCGATAGCAAAAATATGCTGTACCTTAGTGCGAAGTTGCCCATCGACGGTAATCCCCTTGTGTTTATCGTAGGTCACTCCCGTTTTTCCCAGGTTCAGCCTGGACGTGTCCGGGACCCGGCCGATAGCGACAAACGCCAGTTCCGCCTCGAACGAATTGCCCGAGGTGAGAGTCGCCTCAACGTGATCGCCATGATTTACGATTGACTGTACGGCCTGGCCCTTATGAAATTCAACGCCACGTCTCGAAAGGACAGATTCCAGTGTATTTGAAATGTCAGCATCGCTCCGGGGGAGCAATGTGTCAATATCTGTTAGCGCCGTAACCTCGCTTCCCAGGCGATTAAAAAGGTAGATTGTTTCCGAGCCGGTCACGCCGCCTCCAACCACGATGATACTCTCCGGGATGGATTTTCGATGGCTCATAAACCGTGGCGCTAAAATGCGTTTTCCATCCGGTTTCAAATCATCCGGAAATATCGGGACGGATCCCGAGGCGATAATAATCTGTTCCCCATGGACCCGGGCGACCTCTTCGCCATCTCTGGTAACTTGAATCGTATAATCATCCAGGAAGTGGCCTTTCCCGTTGAAAACCTCAACATTCAGATCTTCAAAAGTTTTTTTGTCCCGTGTGTGTTCCCGATCTTTTACGGTTTGTAGCCGCTCCAAGACTTTCTCTGGCTGGATAATATAGCCGCCCATGGGATAGCTCATCTCCTGCGCGTGAACAACCTCGTCACCGGTATCCGCTGCATCCAGCCAGACCTTGCTGGGAACCAGACTATGCCAGAGTGCCCGACCGCCCGGCTTATCCTGTTCAATCAGCGCAACGGAAGCGCCAAGTTTGCCTGCCTCTTTAGCCGCGGTGACGCCGCCGGGGCCCCCGCCAATGATAACAACATCTTTACGAGCGTATTTTACATCCATAGTCACCTCGTGAAATTAGGTTAACAGAGAATACATTATACTACAGATTAGGGAGAGGACGGTCAAACTGAAATAGAACGTTCTATGGTCGGACAGTAAATAAAACGGACAAATGAGCACGTTATAGTTTTCTGCATGGCCGATAGTTTATTACGGAGAGCTCTCCCAAAATTGGTAAATGTGATCTAAAAAAAATAATATACACCTTTATTCTATGAAACCTAATACCTTAATGTGACTTAATTCATCATGTAATATTTTATAAAACTTAATTACTTATTGCTTTTCGACGACAATGATATGAACTTGCTAGCAACGTGACGGACAATTTTGACATCCCGATAATCGCTGCATCCTGTTCACTGTAGTCGAAAAAGTCCTCCGAATTCATAAAGAAAGGTAGAACTCTTCTACGCCTGTTTTGCCTTTCCATATGATGTACCAGTTGTACCTATCTGATAATTGCTTCTGCATTTGGGAATAGATGTTTGTGACGATGGGAATAGAGTAAAAGGTGCACTTTGTCTATCCGAAATTTTCTTGCCACGCCATTTCATTTATCCATACCCTCAACAAAGAAATACCAGGAGAACGTGTTATGAAGACGATGAAGTTAGGGATTCTATTGACTGTCCTGTTCAGTTTGGTTTTAACTGTACCGCTTTTTGCGGTGGACGTGACTTTTCAGGCGGATATCTCAGAGTTACTCAATGAAGGGTTTGATCCTGGAACCCATAATCTGGAAGTCCGGGGTGAATTCAACACCTGGAGAACAGGATTAAATCTAACCTCTAATGGTGAAAATATTTATTCAATTACATTGCCAGTGGACATGTCTGCCGGAACTGAAGTCTTCTGGAAGTTTTGTGTAACTCCAGGCGACGAATTTTTAGGGGGTGAATATGAACTCGGTGCGAACCGGTCGTTCGTCCTTGGAGAAACAGCAACGACCCTGCCGGTAGAATCACCGAATCTGTACACTTCTGTAAAGACCATTACTGATGCCCGAACTGTTGGTCTCGATAGGGTGATTCGTGTGCAAGGTATCGTCACATCCCACAATTTCGGGACGGGGTTTTCAGACCTTACACTGCAGGATGCCAACGCGGGAATCTTTCTCTATCACGGTGGCGTTGAGTTACCGGTCACATTTCGGGATCGCGTCCAGGTAACCGGCCGGGTCGTCGAATACAACGGTAAATTGGAGATTGTCCCGGAGACCCACGATAATATCCCGGAGAATGCCATAGTTGTTCTGGAAAGTAATGTTACACCGCCTTCTCCAATCTTGGTCACAATCGGGGACATTCTTGAAAGTCCGGAGATGTACGAGGGGAAATTGGTCCGCCTGGATCAGGTGGCCACCATTGGTGGTGCTTGGCCGACACCCGGACAGGATGCAAACATGGATATCACGGATGCTGGTGGGTTGCCCTTCGTTATGCGTATCGATAAGGAGACGAATATCGATGAGACACCACAGCCGGAAGGTCCGTTTGATGTCATCGGGGTGGTCTCTCAATTTTTTGACGATTACCAGGTCCTGCCACGGACGCATGAGGATATTATCCGATCTGCTGTACAGCAGAGTGCATGGGACTTCGAGGAAGGCCCGGGCAATTGGTATGCTTTTTACGGAAATGCGAACACCGTTAATTCTCCAGTATTCGATGGGATTAATGCACTCGGGATTACCGCGTGGCAAAGTTCTGTTCCTCTGGAAATCAAGAATGAGATTTGTCCCAATGTTGAACCGGGAAATCAATTCCGGTTTCAGGTATGGATTGATAATGTTGAGGGTATAAGTGCACTGCAACCCTATATCCAATACGGCGATTGGGTATGGTACAGTGGATGGTACGACAGCGAAAATTTTACACTAACGCCCGGAGCCTGGAACGAAGTGATCGTTGAGGTTCCGGCGGAATACGTCAGGCCTCTCAAGGCTGTCGGTTTACAGATATTCAGGGAATCCGAAGAGTATACTCCAACGGTTTATGTTGACGGTATCAAACTCGACACAGAGGTCGCGCCTGTTGGCCTTTCGCAGGACGTTACCGTACGCTTTTCCGTCGACGTGACCGATGCGGTCAACTTCCAGACCGGCGAGCCGTTTACCAATGTGCAGGAAGTACTGCTTAACGGTATTATCTCCGTGGCCCAATGGGGATGGGCTCCCTGGGGAGCGATCCCGGATACTACCGGAGCGCTCCATATGTCCAATGATGGTACTACGCAGGGAGATGGCATCGCCGGAGATAACATCTGGACGGCCGAAGTACTGTTCCCCGCCGGATCAAAATTCGACTGGGGTTACAAATACGGTATTTACGACAACACCAATATGGATATGTCCCGTCCGGATGCGCTGGATAACGAGTCCGGTTTCGGGGACGATCACGGGTTGACGATTAGTGATACCGAACCGTTGCAAGTTCTGCCAGTCGATATGTGGAAAACAACGACAGCCAGTGGTGAATACTTAGAAGTGCCCATTTCTGTGGCTCAGCAGGATCCAGCGATGATTGGGCGAAAAGTGCTGGTACGAGGAATCGTGACCGCAGCCACCGGTGTCTATAATCAAACACGGACATTTATTCAGGCTGAAGGCGGCGGGCCCTGGAGCGGTATCCTGATTTACGACAATACAGCAACCATCCAGACGAACGAGGGTGATCTGATAGCCGTGAGTGGCACGGTTGATGAATATTACGATATGACAGAGATAGTGGTTGACGAAATCGAGCTGCTTGACGTTAATTTTTCGCTGCCCGAACCGATCAATCTTCGTACCGGTGACCTGAGGAATCCTGAATTTGCCGAGCAATTTGAATCTGTGCCGGTGCGATTGAATAATCCTGTGGTTTCGAATCCCAATCTGGGGAATTGGGAATGGGAGATCGATGACGGGAGCGGTCCGTGTGTGATCGGTGTAAGCCATCTAAAGTATATGTCCCCGTCGATGGAGACCGTTATCCCATCTATCACCGGCATCGTGGACTTTACTTACGGGAACTACGTTGTTAAACCACGTGACCGGGCAGATATCGAAGACGGATTAACGGAAGTCATGATCTGGGATTTCGAAGATGACTTACAGGGGTGGCAGTCGCCGTCCGGTATCGGTCAACTCGATGATACTCACCCGTTCAGCGGCAACTATTCGGTCCGGATGGTCGATAATCCGGATACCTCAACAACCGGCATTATGTTGATCAATAATGAATACCGGAATTTAGTGCCAAACGACAGGATCCAGCTTCATGTCTGGCTGGATGATACCACCGGTCTACAGGGAGTTCAGGTATTCATTCAGTTCGGCGAAGGTTTCACCTGGTTCCATAACTGGTATAATCCAGGGGATCTTAAAGTTGGTGCCTGGAATTTAATCGAAGTTGTAGTCCCTTGGAATTATGGCGCACCACTAAACATATTTGGCGTCGAGGTTTTAGGTCGTGAACCAGACACAGTTTCACCGTTTTACATCGATAAGGCGATTGTACTCAAACAGAGTGGAGCTGCTCTGGTTGCCGATTTCAACGTTTATCCATCAGTGGGGTCCTATCCACTCACAGTGCAGTTTACCGATATGTCGACCGGAGATATTAATAGCTGGTACTGGGAATTCGGCGATAGTACCACAAGTCCCGAGCAAAATCCATCCCACACCTATCTCGAATTTGGATCATACACTGTGACTTTGACGGTCGATGGCCCCGGCGGCTCTGATGCGAAACGTCAGGACTGGTGTGTGACTACTTTCGAAGAGGAGTACGTGCTACCTGTCCCCATGGTTAACGCTCCGGTTATCGATGGCATTGCGGACCCGGCATGGGAAAGCGTTCCGATGACTGAAATCGTGCACCAAATTAATTACGGTGAACCGATTGATAGTCCCGCCGATCTCTCCGGCGATTTTCGTCTGAGCTGGGATCAAACGAATCTGAACTTGTTTGCCTCTGTTCGCGACGATATTCTACGTACGGATGGTGCAGAGTCCTGGGAAAACGATGGATTCGAAATATTTTTCGATGGGGACAACAGCAAGGGATTTGCGTATGACGGATCGAATGATTTCCAAATTATAGTAACATATGGCCCGGAGGCACCGAACGTATCCGTTGGTTGGCAAACGGCGTGGTTTGATCCGGAAGTGATAACGGCGGCTCTGCAGAATACCGATGATGGCTGGGATCTGGAAATGGCCATCCCATTGCAGGCATTGGGGATGGAGCAGTACTCCGGCCACCAATTCGGTTTCGAAATCTATTACGAAGACAACGATACCGGCGTCAGGGATCACCAATTACTCTGGTGGTCGGAAGGGAATGTCTGGGAGAATCCGTCCGTAATGGGTACCGCGGAATTCCAGAGAATCACGGCGACAGATACGACGCAGGTCACCTTCCAGGCGGATATCACGGATCTGCTAAGCGAAGGATTCGACCCGACAAATCAGGTACTGGAAGTCCGTGGCGGGTTTTCGAATTGGCAGCCGGGACCGGAACTCGTGCAGATTGAGGGAAACCAGTATGCCGTGACTATTGAAGTTGCCGGTGTACCCGGCTGGGACGTCCCCTGGAAATTTGCCGTAAGTCCCGGGGATATGTTTCTGGATGGCGGTTGGGAGCTGGGTGGGGATCGTTCCTTCACCTTCCCGAAATCCGATACGACCCTGGCTCCGGAATTTCCAAATATTTATACAGAGCGGAAGACACTGGCTGAAGCCCGGGCACTCGGTGTTGGTCGCGTGGTCCGGTCAATAGCAACGGTAACCAGTACCAACTTCGGTGAAGGATATTCGGAGTACGCAATCCAGGATAGCACCGGCGGTCTTATCCTGTTTCACCGGGATTTCGAATACGACCTGGATGCGCGGAATTTGATTCAGGTCACCGGTCGTATTATGGAGTATAACGGAAAACTGGAAATCCAGCCTGAAATCTATGATAGGAGCCTGCTGGGCGAAGCCGTTGTTGTTCTGAATGCAGGGGTACCGCTCCCGGAAACTCAGCCGCTGACGATTGATGAAATCCTTGCTGCGCCCGAGAGTTTTGAATCCGAGCTGGTGCGGATTGAACGTGTAGCATTTTCAGGTGATTGGCCTCTCGAAGGATACGATGCTAACCTGTCTATCACGGACCAAGCCGGCGCCATTCTGACCATGCGCATCGATAAAGAGACAAATGTGGATGGTTCGGAGGCTCCAACCGATTCCTTTGACGTCATCGGTATCATTACCCAGTTCGATCAGGAAGCACCGTATGATGATGGTTATCAGATCCTGCCACGCAAGCGAACGGATATCTTTGAAAATGCAACCACGGTTACCTTCCAGGCGGATATGCGACAGTTGCTCCGTAATGGATTTGACCCGGATTCGAATCGGATCGCGGTGTTCGGGTCATTTCAGGACTGGCGGGTTGGATACCAACTGTTCCCCTCCGAAACTGATGATAGCCTGTATTCACGGATGGTGGAAATTCGGGTACCTGGCGGTACGGTGATAGAATGGAAGTTCTATGCCGCTCCCGGGGGACAATTTGTGAACAGTGGATTGGAAACAGGGGAAAACCGGATCTTTACGCTCGAAACGGGCAGCATGGTATTGGAGCCAATGGTTCCGGCAATCGCATTCGCTGAAGTGGTGACTCAACAGGTCCAGTATACTTTTACTGTAGATCTGAACAATGCGATCAACGCTCAGAACGGAAAACCGCTGTCCAATGTGCAATCGGTGTTTATGCATGCATTTAAGTGGTCACCCGGTTTTGCGGTGGAAGATACGAGTGCGATGCTGAGAACATTCGACGACGGTATCAATGGCGGCGATGCTGTCGCCGGTGACAACATCTGGTCCAATCAGGTGACCTTCGTTCCGGGTACGTATCGCAATCAACAGTATAAATATGCGGCGTACGATCCGGCCAACCTGGATTTCAGTAATCCGTATCCCATGGACAATGAGGCGCCTCCGGGAGTATATCACCACTTCGCCATTGACGACAGTCAGCCGGAACAGGCGCTGGCGGTGAAATGGCTGACTACGACTGGCGTCGAACGGCACTTTACTCCGGCTTACGAAGGCAATCCATATAAAGCCATGAATATTTATGTAACCAAGGCCACCTTCGATAGCCTTGACCTAACCGCTGGCGACGAGATTGGGATTTTCGACGAAGGAGTCTGTATAGGGGCCGGGGTAGTACAGGGACCGATCACCTTGATGGAATCTCTGGACATGGAGGCGGCCACCGACGACCCGGGCACACCGGAAAAAGATGGCTTTACTCCGGGTAATCCGCTGCAATTCCGGCTCTGGAGAGCAGCAGAACAAGCAGAATACTCAAGTCCGAATATTTCAGTAGTCCAGGGTAACGAAATATACACCTCCAATGAATCTGCAGTAACCGAGCTAGAGTTCTTCAGCATTATGCCACAGATCGTTGGTCTGCAATCAGGCTGGAATATCATGTCGTTTGCCATTGAACCGGTAAATCAGGATATGATGAATATTGCTCAGCCGTTGGTGGATGCCGCCCAGCTCATTAAGGTGCAGGATGAACGCGGCAAAGCTATCGAGCAGATTCTGGGGACCTGGAAGAATAACATCGGGTCCTGGGCAGGGTCAGAAGGGTACTACCTGAAGGTGTCGGAAGATACCGAGCTGGAAGTACAGGGATTTCCGATCCCGCTGCCGTTCGACGTTCCGTTGCAGGCCGGTTGGAACATCATTGGCTATCCGGTCAATTCGCCGCAAGCGGCGTTAAATATGGTCCAGCCCCTTATTGATGAAGGTGCCCTGATCAAGATTCAGAATGAATCAGGCAAAGCCATCGAGCAGATCCTGGGAACGTGGAAGGACAACATCGAAACCTTTGTACCGGGTGAAGGCTATTACCTGAAGGTCCTTGCCGACGCCAGTCTGCGCATTGACCGCCAAACTATGGAGGGACCGGAAGCGATTGCGGAAAGTGCAACACAGCCGGATATGGTAGCACCGGAACAATTCGTCTCGGCATTTGCCGGCAATCCGTACAATCCGATGAATGTGTACGTCAATCTGGATGACGTACAAAAGAATAGCCTTGAAGCCGGATACGAAATTGGAGTATTCGACGGAGAGGTGTGCGTCGGTTCAGTCATGATACCGGAACAATTCCAGAGCAGGCAATACCTCAGCCTCATCGCCGGGATGGACGATCCCACCACCGAGGAATATGACGGTTTCCGATCGGGAGCGCCCCTCTCTCTGCGACTTTGGAACGGGAACGAGATACTATACGGTGCAGTCAGACCTCTCGGCGTCGAACCGGACGCTGACCAATTGGTAGCCTTCGAGGCTCGTGGCACAGCGGTGCTGGCTGTTAACGGTTGGCAACAGACTGCAATCGATCCGGAAATGGGAATACCGACGGATTATGAACTCGCTAACGCTTATCCCAATCCGTTTAACCCATCGACGACCATCCGGTATGGGGTGCCGGAACTTACCGACGTTTCTATCCAGGTGTACAACATGATGGGACAACGCGTAGCCACGCTGGTTCAGGAACGGTTGCATCCTGGCTACTACACAATCGTATGGAACGGGCAGAATTATTTAGGCCAGCCAGTTGCGACGGGTGTGTACTTTTACCAGATGCGAACTGGTGCCAAGGTGATGACCAAGAAAGTTGTCTTTATGAAATAAAGAGGATGTCACAATACAATAACAATAGCGAAAATGGAACAAAGGAGATAGTATGAAACGGTTACTTGTCTTGGTGGCACTCCTCGGACTTGGAGGCGCAATACAGGCGCAAACGCACTTTACGGTGGCATATTCCGGCAATCCGTATAATGCCATGAATATTTATGTTTCGGGCGCCACGATTGATGGCGTTGGAGCGGAGGCCGGAGACGAAATTGGTCTCTTTGATGGGGATATATGTGTTGGCGCGGCGGCGGTCACCGGTCCGATCAGCATGACCAACACGCTTGATTTCGAGGCCTCTTCCGACGATCCGACCACAACCGATGTAGTTGATGGATTTAAAGACGGAAATCCCATGCTGTTTCGGATCTGGGATTCCAGTACGGGAGTAGAATTGACCTCAGTAACGGTGGAAGTAGTACAAGGGGATGAAACATTCGTTTCGCAGGGAACGGCCGCTGTGTCCCTGATCGGGGTAACCAATCAGCCGCCGGTTATTGAGCACCCGGTACCCGATATATCTCTGCTGGAGGATGCCCCTGATACGGCTATTGCTGATCTGGATACTGTGTTTTTAGACCCTGAATCTCAGGAACTCACGATGTCAGTGAATTCCGATAATTCGAACCTTTCCGTGAATCTCTCACTGGAAAATATCTGCACTCTCTCCATACCGGTGGACTGGTATGGTACCGGCGAGATCTATCTGATTGCTTCTGATGGTGAACTCACAACGACGGATACAGTGCTTATCACCGTCACTTCGGTGAATGATAATCCGTCCATACCCGTAGTTCTCCTGCCGGAGTCAGGCGCCGAGTTGGTCAGTGACGGGCTGCTGGTTTGGACTCTCGCATCCGACCCGGAAGAGGATGCTATCACAGGGTATCGAATTCAGGTGGACGATAATGGACAATTCAGTGATCCGGAAGTTGATGAAGTGATCTCCATCGAGGGTCCGGTGCTCGCCAGACGTCCTGCTCTTATGTACAATCCGCAAACTCAAGTGAGCGACAGTGCGTATGTCATTTCTCTGGATGTATTGTCTCAGTACGGAAATCTAACGGACGATACACATTATACCTGGCGGGTTCGTTCCATAGATGTCAACGAGGGCGAATCTGAGTGGTCGGAGGGTGAACATCAGTTTTTCTTCAACAAATCGAATACCGCACCTAAGGCCCCAACTCAGGGATTTAATCCGGCAGACAGCGTGAGTGTAAGCAGCCTTGCACCAACTATCTCCTGGAACGCAGCTTTTGATCCTGATCTGAGCGACGGCGCAGAAACCCTGGCTTATCAACTACAGGTGAGTAGCTCCACGGCATTTGTGGATACGCTGTACGATGTAACCACCGATCCGGGACAGACATCGGTGGAAAGTATCGGAGTGCTGAAAGATAACAGCCTGGCTGCCTATAGGGTGAAGACTATGGACGATGAGGGGCTGAAATCTAAATGGTCAGTGGTACAAGAGTTCCTGATCAACACCGCTCTCGATCCACCGCTGGAGTTTCTGGTGCAGGCACCCGCAACCGGAGATTCAGCAGTGGCGGACTCAACGAATTTCCAGGCGGAAGTGACCTTCCAGTGGACGGCCTCCGGGGATCCGGATCTGAATGACATTGTCCAGTATTTC from Candidatus Neomarinimicrobiota bacterium includes:
- a CDS encoding DUF5689 domain-containing protein translates to MKTMKLGILLTVLFSLVLTVPLFAVDVTFQADISELLNEGFDPGTHNLEVRGEFNTWRTGLNLTSNGENIYSITLPVDMSAGTEVFWKFCVTPGDEFLGGEYELGANRSFVLGETATTLPVESPNLYTSVKTITDARTVGLDRVIRVQGIVTSHNFGTGFSDLTLQDANAGIFLYHGGVELPVTFRDRVQVTGRVVEYNGKLEIVPETHDNIPENAIVVLESNVTPPSPILVTIGDILESPEMYEGKLVRLDQVATIGGAWPTPGQDANMDITDAGGLPFVMRIDKETNIDETPQPEGPFDVIGVVSQFFDDYQVLPRTHEDIIRSAVQQSAWDFEEGPGNWYAFYGNANTVNSPVFDGINALGITAWQSSVPLEIKNEICPNVEPGNQFRFQVWIDNVEGISALQPYIQYGDWVWYSGWYDSENFTLTPGAWNEVIVEVPAEYVRPLKAVGLQIFRESEEYTPTVYVDGIKLDTEVAPVGLSQDVTVRFSVDVTDAVNFQTGEPFTNVQEVLLNGIISVAQWGWAPWGAIPDTTGALHMSNDGTTQGDGIAGDNIWTAEVLFPAGSKFDWGYKYGIYDNTNMDMSRPDALDNESGFGDDHGLTISDTEPLQVLPVDMWKTTTASGEYLEVPISVAQQDPAMIGRKVLVRGIVTAATGVYNQTRTFIQAEGGGPWSGILIYDNTATIQTNEGDLIAVSGTVDEYYDMTEIVVDEIELLDVNFSLPEPINLRTGDLRNPEFAEQFESVPVRLNNPVVSNPNLGNWEWEIDDGSGPCVIGVSHLKYMSPSMETVIPSITGIVDFTYGNYVVKPRDRADIEDGLTEVMIWDFEDDLQGWQSPSGIGQLDDTHPFSGNYSVRMVDNPDTSTTGIMLINNEYRNLVPNDRIQLHVWLDDTTGLQGVQVFIQFGEGFTWFHNWYNPGDLKVGAWNLIEVVVPWNYGAPLNIFGVEVLGREPDTVSPFYIDKAIVLKQSGAALVADFNVYPSVGSYPLTVQFTDMSTGDINSWYWEFGDSTTSPEQNPSHTYLEFGSYTVTLTVDGPGGSDAKRQDWCVTTFEEEYVLPVPMVNAPVIDGIADPAWESVPMTEIVHQINYGEPIDSPADLSGDFRLSWDQTNLNLFASVRDDILRTDGAESWENDGFEIFFDGDNSKGFAYDGSNDFQIIVTYGPEAPNVSVGWQTAWFDPEVITAALQNTDDGWDLEMAIPLQALGMEQYSGHQFGFEIYYEDNDTGVRDHQLLWWSEGNVWENPSVMGTAEFQRITATDTTQVTFQADITDLLSEGFDPTNQVLEVRGGFSNWQPGPELVQIEGNQYAVTIEVAGVPGWDVPWKFAVSPGDMFLDGGWELGGDRSFTFPKSDTTLAPEFPNIYTERKTLAEARALGVGRVVRSIATVTSTNFGEGYSEYAIQDSTGGLILFHRDFEYDLDARNLIQVTGRIMEYNGKLEIQPEIYDRSLLGEAVVVLNAGVPLPETQPLTIDEILAAPESFESELVRIERVAFSGDWPLEGYDANLSITDQAGAILTMRIDKETNVDGSEAPTDSFDVIGIITQFDQEAPYDDGYQILPRKRTDIFENATTVTFQADMRQLLRNGFDPDSNRIAVFGSFQDWRVGYQLFPSETDDSLYSRMVEIRVPGGTVIEWKFYAAPGGQFVNSGLETGENRIFTLETGSMVLEPMVPAIAFAEVVTQQVQYTFTVDLNNAINAQNGKPLSNVQSVFMHAFKWSPGFAVEDTSAMLRTFDDGINGGDAVAGDNIWSNQVTFVPGTYRNQQYKYAAYDPANLDFSNPYPMDNEAPPGVYHHFAIDDSQPEQALAVKWLTTTGVERHFTPAYEGNPYKAMNIYVTKATFDSLDLTAGDEIGIFDEGVCIGAGVVQGPITLMESLDMEAATDDPGTPEKDGFTPGNPLQFRLWRAAEQAEYSSPNISVVQGNEIYTSNESAVTELEFFSIMPQIVGLQSGWNIMSFAIEPVNQDMMNIAQPLVDAAQLIKVQDERGKAIEQILGTWKNNIGSWAGSEGYYLKVSEDTELEVQGFPIPLPFDVPLQAGWNIIGYPVNSPQAALNMVQPLIDEGALIKIQNESGKAIEQILGTWKDNIETFVPGEGYYLKVLADASLRIDRQTMEGPEAIAESATQPDMVAPEQFVSAFAGNPYNPMNVYVNLDDVQKNSLEAGYEIGVFDGEVCVGSVMIPEQFQSRQYLSLIAGMDDPTTEEYDGFRSGAPLSLRLWNGNEILYGAVRPLGVEPDADQLVAFEARGTAVLAVNGWQQTAIDPEMGIPTDYELANAYPNPFNPSTTIRYGVPELTDVSIQVYNMMGQRVATLVQERLHPGYYTIVWNGQNYLGQPVATGVYFYQMRTGAKVMTKKVVFMK